Proteins from a single region of Theobroma cacao cultivar B97-61/B2 chromosome 10, Criollo_cocoa_genome_V2, whole genome shotgun sequence:
- the LOC18586764 gene encoding uncharacterized protein LOC18586764 produces the protein MKMLRLVSSLHPQIPSTSPKLSFTYKDASLFPKPQVQVPKYPSRFALFAQNGNKDDLTKEPNKKQEGEENPKGQPNGSINGGDSRNERRSMFNFRLGDLLDPDPDNIVALGLTGLLTWASVQVLWQLFLISVAILLAALKYSFIAALLIFILITLL, from the coding sequence atgaaaatgttgcGGCTTGTGTCTTCTTTACATCCTCAAATCCCATCAACTTCTCCGAAGCTCTCTTTTACTTACAAAGATGCTTCCTTATTTCCCAAACCCCAAGTTCAGGTCCCAAAATACCCTTCGCGATTCGCTCTATTTGCTCAAAATGGAAACAAGGATGACCTAACCAAGGAACCCAACAAGAAacaagaaggagaagaaaatcCAAAGGGGCAGCCAAATGGGTCTATTAATGGTGGGGATTCGAGGAATGAACGACGGTCCATGTTTAACTTCAGATTGGGTGATTTGCTGGACCCAGATCCCGATAACATCGTAGCCCTTGGATTGACAGGTTTGCTAACGTGGGCAAGTGTTCAGGTTTTGTGGCAGCTGTTTTTGATCTCGGTGGCTATTCTTTTAGCTGCTCTCAAGTATTCTTTCATTGCTGCTcttctcattttcattctcaTTACCCTCctatga